gttccaactatcttcttaatgatgtaaggtccatcccattttttcgctaattttccaccattttctcgctgatatttggtgtctctcgcagaactaaatctcctggttggaattcgcgtactttgacacgtttattatattctcgggctaatcttcgctgataattctccatatgttgtaaagctttttctcttctcttctaattcatcaagtttatttaagatcaaacccgcactaagatttttctcccaagcttctctttttgtttggaataacaacttctgttggtaacaccgcttcaactccgtatgttaaacaaaaaggtgacattccagtagcttctcttctagttgtattataagcccatactgcattatgtacttgttcgcaccatgctctgtgatgtccttccaatttcttctttaatatatctgcaattgttttgtttgttgcttctacctgcccattagcttgtggatacaaaggagtagactttccacattttatcttgaatgcattaagtagcatttctatattctgtccttcaaactgtttcccattatcagataccaactgcgcaggaattccgaatctgcaaatgatattttcgaatatgaatgtaaagatatctttgtcgcgaatatgttgtactgcttcacttctgtccattttgtgaaataatctgttgcgactattaaatatcttctttgtccagaacctggtaaaaatggtcccacaatatctaagccccactttccaaaaggccacacactggttgaagatgatagtgctccaggtgcatgtattttctttccatgccgctgacaatcttcgcaacgtcttgatatttgttttgcatcttcgtgcatgtatggccagtaatagccttgcatttttgctctatgtgccaaagatcttcccccgctatgattgccagcatccccactatgtaacatttttagcactttttctccttcctctcgtgtcaaacatctgagtgatggtccattaaaggattttcggtatagcaacccatctcttaattcataattcgttgcgcggtttttaatttgtgtgtttccaatctatttcttggtgtttctcctttcgccaaatatgcatgaagttccattctccagtctgcgatattgttcgtttgttttcttcttcattgtctattatcatcacgtccacttcttcttcttctttattgattgatggtgacagaagtgtttgtatttttatgcatctcgcagttggatctgtcatcatgcttgagatgaaagcaaaagcgtctgcgagtctgttatctttcttgaaatgtgcctccattttatttttgggattttcgctgacaattcttcaacgagcttcttgtatttcttcaaggatagttcatttgtagtatactctccctttatttggcgaataactagctgcgaatcactagtgatcctggcattttctagtttcatttctattgcgaattttaaggcatgtatcacagcttcatattccgtttcattattagtggatgcgaattccaatctgaatgaaaaagccatctttattccttctggcgaaattaaaacaattccaactccatttccttctccatttgatgatccatctaccaatatctcccatctatttggttctgttataaattttggatctccgtgttcttcttctatatccatcattctactgcttcatcttcttctaaaggaaattctgccaagaaatctgcaacaacttgtgactttggtgaagacaaaatttcatatttaatatcaaagtggcctacttgtgcattccatctctccactcttcctgatcttttagaattcttcatcactgattcaattggtacttttgttaatacctttatcttatgcgcctgaaaatatatgcggagcttaaacgatgcataaactaatgctaagattaacttctcaatctttgagtaattcttctcgcgcagtattaaaagttttgctaatgtaataaatgggtttctccactcctgcgtctactcgcaataacacacacttaatgcatgcgacgtcgtcgcaagatagatcaataattcttctcctgattctgctttttgtaaaatagttgtattcataagatgttctttgatcccttgaaaagctttttcacattcatcagtccatttaaatttcgcacccttcttgagtatatcgaaaaaatatttgcatttgtctgatgatcgcgaaatgaatctccccagcgaagctagaagcccattcaactttgtacatcttttattgttgctggtgttggcatgtcacgaactgcttgcactttttctggatcaacctgtattccttcctttgatacaatgtagcctaaaaattttcccgatgcaactccaatagtacacttctcaggattcaatttaatgttatactcgcatttgttcaaaaatctccctcaggtcttgtacatggtctttagcttctttactctttactaacatgtcatccacgtatacttctaatgttttgtgtatccattttgcgaacaccttctctaccattctttggtatgtcgctcccgcatttcgcaaaccaaatggcattttcgtgtaacaatataaacctctaggggcgaagaaagcagtatgttattgatcttcttcagcgagagggatttggttataccctttgtacccatctaaagacgatactctatcgtttcccgctgcggattccaccatttgaggaatatctggtaacgaaaaactatctttggggcaagctttgtttaaatcagtgaaatctatgtaaatcctgattcctttgtttttctttgggacaatgaccatattcgctatccgttctgggtatttagcttctcttatgattcccgcatcaagcattttctgtagttcttcttctatttgggaatggtaagttgttgcaatttttcttattctctgtttaaatggtctcacatttttgttaatctccaacttgtggcatgcaattgatggatctattcccggtatctcatccatgcttcttgcgaaaacatctttatattctcgcaacaggttaatagttctttcttcttcttccacatccattttggttcaaattctcaatattagaggttcttttaTAGTCctaacgtttatttcttttgttggttctgcgacagtgtaactgggtttaggttctcccatcggtgttggttcttttattgtttttacAGGTCtttctccttcctccgaaatttcgctggtattcctttgcctttttttgcccttatcatatatactctaaattctttttctttctttgcttcctttgccaactttctgccaaattgttttcttttttgcttctccttcataatgctttacttcaatttgatgacataatttcgcattgtcaacatctcctctgatttcacctattccatttggtgtggggaatttaatacattgatgcaacgttgatactacagcttttatcgcatgtatccatggtcttcctaataacatattgtatggcgattccatatccaccacgcacagtgttacgtgtgtttcgatctcaccaagtggaattcgtaccactatttttcctttaggttttgttgtggattttccaaagccgtgaacaaaatatgctgaactggacatttcttcatctttaaatcccattccccggaatgcatgataaaatattatatccactgaacttcctgtatcgattaaagttctgttcaatatccattctcccgtggattttgttgttgtctccttctcttttcgcataataggcactgtaataaccaacggagatgtgtggttcaaattttcttttggtatttctgccgccatgaatgtaattttttgcttttcccaatctttcaagggttatgtcttttctaccgccataaccttccttccttcaaaatttcgtttatgtattcttcctttgatgttttcatggaattcattaaccatcgtttttgttatcatattacactccaatcttttgtcatcttcattaattctaatcatctttcttttaactggttcactgatttatttaatcactttctagatttgaacattctcaacaacaatcttcaactttcgatcttgaagtccctgtttctagcgccattatgtagttgcagggaaTCCTACACTAcaaccctcatatgatttcattattactcaactcatttttagatttacactcttaattttattgatcaatctttgaatattcttacaagaaaagataaaggaatcaagaatgacctctgctatagactttctctctcctatttacttgtttcttactaaaaaaagatctctctttttctttacaactgaatgactatttatagggaaatacatagtggatgacagctaatctgtcctttattttcggaaatgtcttgcgatattctcgcaaccttacaaatcttaatctcgcgaactctctaattttcgcaggaccatcacatctttctcatgattttagctgacgtcgtttattatctcatttctgaaattgctctgcgacgctattgtgttgtgttgttgataatttcgctaagatattattgttgcgagattctgatcgtacactttttggggaggaaacgctaattagcgatctttataggggaggaaacgcaaaatagccctATCCTTTAtagtggtttgcataatgaatatgcatttaattttataatattgtgcctaaaatgataaatacctccgaatttttcgtaaaaactcaaaatttgatattgttgtttgtactcattgcatagctttttttattacctttctaacgagataaaatttgtaaaattacaaggcacggatttttaaatatgttatattaaagtttgctttctaattatacccctaaaaatgTTATATTTTAGTAATTGAACTAAAAGGGAGGGATAATTCTGTCAAGTGAAAAAGACCAATCATTGACACCAAatcaatctttttgtgtcaattgatgaCTTAGGATTTACAAAAAAAATGACCATATAAAGGTctctcgcttcgctcggtcgacCCAATTAAACGAACACAATATCCAAATGTTATTTATGGTGTGTGTGTTGAGGAGGAGAAGGTGGAGTCTCCAAGGTAGGCGGGAAGTCGTTGTGGATCATGACATTTACTTGTGAACTCTACTTTTAGTTACCCAAATCGAAAAAGAAGCCTTTGCTATTAAGAAAGATCAGTTATAATACGAACACTAATTAATCACCAACTACTTTCCCCTTTATAATTCTTTCTCCTTTTTGTTTGGACTATGCTAAAACTTTGAAGCGTAGAAATCCAATCGTTAGCAAAAGATACTAGGGCTAGCATAAGCAAGGCTTGGTTTATATCTTTTCCCTTTTCCCCTGTCATCTAAAATAACACAAACCTACTTTCTTCTTGTAAAAGAATGCAACAGAATAAGAATGGAGAAAAATGAAGTAAACCCACAAATATAAAAGCAAAGAAAAGAGCTCAGCAACTTTAAATTTCGCAGTAGGCGATGATGATGTCTGATCGCCCAATCAAGAGAACTACATGCCCAAACGCaaaacagtgattttctttattgtttggccCTATAAACATCAGAATCTTTACATGTAATATTCTTGTTTTTATAGTCCCACTAACCAACCCAAGGGCGTCTTTCTCATCCTCCCATTTACCAGAACCATATAACATCAATTTCGTTGGTTTGATTTCTAACTATAGCCATACCGTCATTCCATCTGTTTTCAAGAAATAGTGGATTTCTTTGAAAAAGTATACCTATTTGGATGGTATGAAAGTAAATGACAGTATGCTCTAAAACCTATAATAGtagtaaattaattattacactGCACTTTGTTATAGCTACAATCTTTAGAAATAACTTCGATTGATAGAATTCTTCCCGGTCATTTCAATGGTCGATTATGTGCTCTGAAGTTAGTGTCCGAGTCATTTCATGCTGGCAGATAAAGATCAAAATCCTTCACTCGTATAGAGACCACCGAGCGTCTAAACCACGAGACTGACCTGGTCTGTCTGCACTCATGTTTTCTTCTCTACTGTCTAGTCTAGTTGTTTAATTTGTTCCAGAGTTCTTTGTTGCAACACATTTTCATTTTTGGACTCGAGCATAAATACAAACGGAAAActaatcaatcaattttcattttatttatttgatttattttggatatttatacGTGATTAGATCCACCAATGAAAAAATGTTTGGCAAACATTTATCAGTCAATGTGGTTTAGATAGAATATAAGGTCTCAGGATACGTGGAATTTGAAATGATATACATATATGTGGAGTTGGGAGACATTCAATCTCTCTGCAGAATACATACATAGTACCAGCTCCAAGTCCTGAAGCTTTTCTCATGTGGTGAAGTAAAAGTTGTCCACTCAATAAATAGTTCCTTTTGGGATGCTTTTAAGTGGACTATAAATACTCACTCATCTTCATTGCTTATCCCTCATGTTTTCTTCTCATCTTCAAATTCTATTCTTTTTTCTGGCTACCGAAACTCAACTCAAATTCCttctctcaaaccctaattttgatgttctTTGGTCTTGATTTTTTGTAACACATTCTACACAAAAACCAATCTTCTTTTGTTCTGGTCTTACTTTTCCACCGTCACTAAATATGTCGTCTGTAGTTTGTCAAAACTTCCAATCGTGCTTTGAGCCTCGCACCCTAGGTCTCCAAGTGTCCTCAAATCAACTCGCATTCTTATGTGACATGAGGTCTCCTACAGTATCAGAATCCCGTTTTAACACTGAGCAACCTCATAAGTACTACAATCACGGCAACAACAACACGTACAAGCAGAAAACTACCAACTCGGATAGTTGGAGTTGTATCGAATCTATAACCAAAGTTGATGAAGTagatgaaaagaaagaaaagtcgACTTACATTCATCCCATGGTTAAGCGTTCGTCATCGGCCCTTAGTGGGAAGAGCTTGGAACTATGCACTGAGACTTTAGGTTGTGAGACAGGTAcaaatgttgatgatgatgacaaTGTAAGCTTTTCTACTTCTTCAATGTCATCAAACTCAGTTGAAAGTTGTAGGAGCCCTGCGAGGAAAACATCAAATTCTCAACAGTTTTCAGTGCATGAGAAGGTAATAACTAGTCCTCGACGATCTTTCCCTCCTCCATTGACTTCAATCGGCAACAGTAGCGATTGTAATGTTCAATTTAGGCCCCACCGTGAAGGCGGCCGACTAGTTATCAAAGCCATCGCTGTTGCAACTTCTCCGACTTGTTTTCAAGCTGAAAGAGTAAATGGTCGTCTTAGACTTCTCCTAAAGGAACAAGTATTCAACGAGGaccaagaaaatgaagaagaagaagatgatgaaaatgaaaatgatggCGTCAAGGAAATGCATGAAGAAGAGATAAATAAGGACTCAAATGTAAGGGAGGAGATGGATGGGATTAAGGGTGATGTGGTAAGTGAAATGGGAATTGGAAATCTGCATAGGCACAGAAGGTGCAAGGAAAGTGGAAACAAAGCAGAATTGGCAAAATGGGATCATTTTTGCGTGGCTACATAAGAAAGACAGTACGTCTAACTAGTTAGCTGGCATAGTACCACCATCCAGCTGTGCTGTATTTTTCTTTTCCACAAGTGAACTCTCATGACACTCAAATAACATGGTTAGTTTGTTAGTTAAGGTAGTTATTGACTAGTGCAGGTAAAAGTGTGCTAAAAACTGATTGTTGTTTCAACTTCTTGGTAATGAAAAATAACATTtttacaaaatcacaaatattTTATTATCTCATATCTGCTTGGTCATTGCTTTTCTCACTTGTTCTTGGCAAGACGGCAACCAAATTCGGGAGCCAGACTTTTCAGTTATAAGTATACAAGTGATCAGCAAtgttcgttgttgttgttgttgtcggtGACAGTTTAAACACGGAATCACTAAGTCAATTCTGTAACTAGCTAAGCTAGAATAATTATATCCAAGGGTGTTGTTCATACTGATAGTAAAAGTTTGTGAAAAGTAAGTGTCGTGGGTGGTGCAAAAGGAAAGGCAAGTTGGGGCGTACGACAGAGTACGGTGGTAGGGGTACTAGTGGTGGTTGAAGACTAGTCGTTGTCGGAAAGTTTTGTGGGTCGCACCATGAACATGCTCTCGATCCTGCCCCCATCTCTTTAATCTTCCTACTCAAACCTCATCACAATTTCATTTCATCAGCTGATGATAGACTTCCATGAGCATGACATTTTCGGCTCCCTTTCACCCATCTTTTCAGAAGACCTGTTGTATTACCGAATTGCCCTTCTATAAAAGCATAATAAAACGTAAAAAACAATCATCATCGTCAGAGAACGAAAGATAGACGCATTCGCTCCTAACCATATAGGATTAAACTGCTATTAATCACAAGATTAAGAGATGGCCTCTTATTTAAACCTCCACCATCAAATAACCAGGAGGGGTTAACAACAGTTAAGCAAGACCTGTCGCATTTCAAGAATATTCTTGGGATGGGGGGTATTTCTTAAGTACTGGCTCATTAGATAATTAAGTGAGTGCTGCAGTTCATTCCAGCAGTCCTTATAAACGAGAAAGGTAAGGTTTGAACGTGGAGTTTATGTGTCCACTCCTTCAAGTGTTAGGGTTTCTCTTTATAGATTGTCAACATTCATTCATGATTTCAAAATCTTACTTTAATAGATTACCTAAGCAAATCTCCTCCTTATCTTATCATCATGTTTGTAAATGAACAAAATCTTAAGACAACAAACGTTGTTTCTTCATGCTTGtgcctttctttctttttttcttatatGACAGGCAGATTAGATCGATAATAAGTGCGTAAAAAGTACTGAAAAAAACATCTTGTACGTATTGTTTCCATCAAACGTAAATTCCCTTGGCAAAAGCTTATATTCGCATCAAACTCGTTTCATAACATAGGCGCGTAAAAAGCGCAGGAAGACTGCTCAAGTAATTGTCACcacaaagcaaaagaaaaatcatCAACTCTGTACCGTTGCCAGAAAACTTTGATTCCAAGACTTTTTGCAACCAATGGCTTTAACACATGACTTCTGCGAATTTTACCGTTGTTGGGAACCCATACTCGATTTTAATACCCTATTTGTAGAAAATTGTACCAACCTTACCTGGTAGTTACCCCACCTCACGAGTTGTGTAACAGTATCAAGTCCATCTAGCCAATAGCAAATTGGCAACGAAATGGGCAGGAATACAGCACTTATAACTGATCAAAATTGTACCCTAAAAGAGGATTCTATATGAACTGAAGGACATAAATGATGCATATTACATGAAGAGTGTACTCGTTTCGACCTCCCATAGGTTCATTTTACCATACATAGTAATTCTATCAAATTATACTAGAATGCTAAAATTGCAAAAGTTTTTTGAGTATCATAGTGTACTCGTTTCGAAATCCTATAGGTTTCTTGTGCAGTAGTTTTTTATTCTCGGGTAAAAAAGGAAAACAACTGTTCATCCTAGGGTTGTATTTTTAGTTCTGGAGTTATATGTAGACTTCATCCACTTGAAGTTATGTGTTGCCAATTAAAGTACATAAACatacaaaaaaaattgattctcagTTGAGTCAGATATCTGTAACATTTTACATCATAATTGAGAAACCCTAATAAGTAaaagatactccctccgttcctttttaataggctgattttgtttttagaaaaaattaagtaaattaagagaattaattattgaaagtagtcctcatgacacttgtcaataaaaaaagtgaaatgaaatggtcccatgacacttgtcagcaaaagaagtatagtgaaatggtccacatcacacttgtcatcaaaagaagttaagagaaaaatggtcccagaaaactaaagtaagatttgactttcccaattagaaaaccagcctatttttttgaaacatttattttaggaaaccagtctattaaaaagaaacggagggagtagaaaATAATCCCCTGGCACATTAGCTTGTTGCTACTTGGTTTTTACAGTTACCATCGAAATGGTTTCATGGTTGTAGCAGCGTTAGTGTGATTTTCTTCCTTTGTCAGGAAAAAAATGTAAATACTTTTAAAAACTAACAtcaaatacatatatgtatattttCAAACAATTTGTTCGTATTACAAACTAGAACAAGCTTTTAGGGGTGAAGAAAGAAGAGAGCGTATACCAATTTTCTTTCTATGGTTTTCATGTTGCATCGACTGCTGTGCTGTGGATGTGGAGATGGGGCTATGGATGACTAACCCAACCAACCTAATCTTATTAGGACCATTTCGACCAAAAATAGAGATACATGCATCAACAGTAATCTATCACTCTCTGTCTAGTCCATCAGAAGAAATAGACTCTGATTGGAAACACTAGTGGTagacaacaaattattatacttCACTTCATTTTCCTGGGGAAGAGAACAATCTTAACCGGTGGGATTTCTGCCGATTCAGAGGTCGATCTTTTGGAGACGATGTGCTCCCAACACCTGCCTGACGGATCATCTCTGCAgatttatatatataca
Above is a genomic segment from Papaver somniferum cultivar HN1 chromosome 10, ASM357369v1, whole genome shotgun sequence containing:
- the LOC113315151 gene encoding protein FANTASTIC FOUR 2-like — its product is MSSVVCQNFQSCFEPRTLGLQVSSNQLAFLCDMRSPTVSESRFNTEQPHKYYNHGNNNTYKQKTTNSDSWSCIESITKVDEVDEKKEKSTYIHPMVKRSSSALSGKSLELCTETLGCETGTNVDDDDNVSFSTSSMSSNSVESCRSPARKTSNSQQFSVHEKVITSPRRSFPPPLTSIGNSSDCNVQFRPHREGGRLVIKAIAVATSPTCFQAERVNGRLRLLLKEQVFNEDQENEEEEDDENENDGVKEMHEEEINKDSNVREEMDGIKGDVVSEMGIGNLHRHRRCKESGNKAELAKWDHFCVAT